From Candidatus Tisiphia endosymbiont of Melanophora roralis, a single genomic window includes:
- the nuoD gene encoding NADH dehydrogenase (quinone) subunit D, which yields MGDNNKSVVLNFGPQHPATHGVLRLILEMDGEVINKADPHIGLLHRGTEKLIEHKTYLQAIPYFDRLDYVSPMCQEHAFALAVEGLLGCNVPRRAGFIRVMFSELTRILNHILNITTQALDVGATTPLLWLFEEREKIMEFYERVSGSRMHANYFRPGGVAQDLPNGILEDINIFVQQFSKKLEDVETLLNDNRIWKQRLVDIGVVSQKEAMDWGFSGPMLRGSGIAWDLRKATPYDVYDELDFDIPIGKSGDCYDRYLVRIEEMYQSLKIIQQCLEKMPKGAIKTDDPRIAPPSREKMKESMEAMINHFKLYTEGYDVPKGEIYKFVEAPKGEFGVYLYSDGTNRPYRCRIKAPGFAHLQGLDFMSKGHLMADVVTIIASLDIVFGEIDR from the coding sequence GTGGGTGATAATAATAAAAGTGTTGTATTAAATTTTGGTCCACAACATCCAGCTACCCATGGGGTATTAAGATTAATTTTAGAAATGGATGGGGAGGTTATCAATAAAGCAGACCCGCATATTGGATTGCTGCATCGTGGTACTGAAAAATTAATTGAGCATAAAACATACCTACAAGCTATACCATATTTTGATCGGTTAGATTACGTATCGCCAATGTGCCAAGAACACGCTTTTGCTTTAGCAGTTGAAGGATTGCTTGGCTGCAATGTGCCAAGACGAGCGGGGTTTATTCGAGTGATGTTTTCTGAGCTTACTCGTATCCTTAACCACATACTGAATATAACAACACAAGCCCTAGATGTTGGTGCTACTACCCCTCTATTATGGTTATTTGAGGAACGCGAAAAAATTATGGAATTTTATGAGCGTGTCTCCGGCTCTAGAATGCATGCAAATTATTTTAGACCTGGTGGTGTTGCACAAGACTTACCAAATGGTATACTAGAAGATATAAATATTTTTGTTCAGCAATTCTCAAAAAAATTAGAAGACGTCGAGACTCTGTTAAATGACAATAGAATTTGGAAACAACGCTTAGTAGATATCGGAGTAGTAAGTCAAAAAGAAGCTATGGATTGGGGGTTTTCTGGCCCAATGCTTAGAGGCTCAGGCATCGCATGGGATCTTAGAAAAGCTACCCCGTATGATGTATATGATGAGCTAGATTTTGATATACCAATTGGTAAATCTGGTGATTGTTATGATAGGTATTTGGTTCGTATTGAAGAAATGTACCAATCACTTAAAATTATACAGCAATGTCTTGAAAAAATGCCAAAGGGTGCTATTAAAACTGATGATCCTAGAATTGCACCACCCTCAAGAGAAAAAATGAAAGAATCAATGGAAGCCATGATTAATCATTTTAAACTTTACACTGAAGGATATGATGTGCCAAAAGGCGAAATATATAAATTTGTTGAAGCACCAAAAGGCGAGTTTGGTGTGTATTTATACTCTGATGGAACAAACAGACCTTATAGATGTCGGATTAAAGCCCCTGGGTTTGCCCATCTCCAAGGTCTAGATTTCATGTCAAAAGGACATTTGATGGCAGATGTGGTAACTATTATTGCCAGTCTTGATATTGTTTTTGGAGAAATTGATCGATGA
- a CDS encoding MFS transporter produces the protein MIGYQQEQRSLTKEQKEAVGLLSIGTFLEYFDLMLYVHMAVLLNELFFQSSNSLTASLNTALAFCSTYVLRPLGALIFGWIGDNIGRKVTVVVTTTMMSISCVVMATLPTYAEIGITASILVTICRMIQGMSSMGEVIGAEIYVTEITKPPVQYPAVSMITIFSSLGGFAALGVASLAIKQNFNWRYAFWAGAGIALVGSIARTKLRETPDFANAKSRVKNIIKKAGFNHDSIESNPIVQEKVKIKSSISLFLIQCA, from the coding sequence ATGATAGGATACCAGCAAGAACAAAGAAGCCTAACGAAAGAACAAAAAGAAGCCGTTGGATTGCTTTCAATCGGGACGTTCTTGGAGTATTTTGACCTGATGTTATATGTGCATATGGCGGTATTGTTAAATGAATTGTTTTTTCAATCTTCTAACTCCTTGACGGCTTCTTTGAATACTGCCTTAGCTTTTTGTTCTACTTACGTTTTAAGACCATTAGGAGCTTTAATATTTGGTTGGATAGGGGATAATATTGGTCGTAAGGTTACCGTAGTCGTAACAACTACTATGATGTCTATTTCTTGTGTTGTAATGGCTACTCTTCCAACGTATGCAGAAATTGGTATTACCGCTTCTATACTGGTTACTATATGCCGTATGATTCAAGGTATGTCTTCAATGGGTGAAGTAATAGGAGCTGAAATATACGTTACTGAAATAACAAAACCACCAGTACAATATCCTGCTGTATCTATGATCACTATATTTTCTAGTTTAGGAGGTTTTGCTGCCTTAGGAGTTGCATCTCTTGCTATTAAACAAAATTTTAATTGGCGTTATGCTTTTTGGGCTGGAGCAGGAATTGCATTAGTAGGTTCTATTGCTAGAACTAAACTTAGAGAAACACCTGATTTTGCAAATGCAAAAAGTAGAGTAAAAAATATTATTAAAAAAGCTGGGTTTAACCATGACTCAATAGAGTCTAATCCAATTGTACAAGAAAAGGTTAAAATAAAATCTTCCATTTCTTTGTTTTTAATTCAATGTGCATGA
- a CDS encoding HEPN domain-containing protein — protein MKTTLPDRSLVIKEKLDNIVKEILYVGKSKIAMIILFGSYARGDWVEDIEKLGDISYYKYQSDFDLLLILKNGEYAGYPAINLLYKIENRLGKKFSLDEKPPITLILEPIRLVNKQLEKGQYFFSDIKKEGILLYDSGEFILSEAKELSWQERRPIAEKDFKYWFKKAKDFLSLAHLCLDIEQLNNAAFMLHQATESFYNAILLVFTGYKAKSHDILGLGDRARSHHYDLYKIFPHETQEQKDCFMLLRNAYVDARYDQDYTISKEQLLYLINRVEELKIVTEKICLEKINKEDLM, from the coding sequence ATGAAAACTACCTTACCTGACCGCTCACTAGTGATTAAAGAAAAGCTAGATAATATTGTTAAAGAAATCTTATATGTAGGCAAATCAAAAATAGCAATGATTATCTTATTTGGCTCTTATGCTAGAGGAGATTGGGTAGAGGATATAGAGAAGTTAGGAGATATTAGTTATTATAAGTATCAAAGTGATTTTGATCTTTTGTTGATTTTAAAGAATGGAGAATATGCTGGCTATCCAGCTATCAACCTACTCTATAAGATAGAGAACAGGCTAGGTAAAAAATTCTCATTAGATGAAAAACCACCAATTACTCTGATACTTGAACCTATTAGGTTGGTAAATAAGCAACTGGAAAAAGGTCAGTATTTCTTTAGTGATATCAAGAAAGAGGGAATTCTTTTATATGATAGTGGTGAATTTATACTGTCTGAAGCTAAGGAACTATCATGGCAGGAACGCAGACCAATAGCTGAGAAAGATTTTAAATATTGGTTTAAAAAAGCTAAGGACTTTCTGTCGCTCGCTCATTTGTGTTTGGATATAGAACAATTGAATAATGCAGCCTTTATGCTTCACCAAGCTACCGAGAGCTTTTATAATGCTATCCTGTTAGTTTTTACTGGTTACAAGGCCAAGTCACATGATATACTGGGACTTGGCGATAGGGCTAGAAGTCATCATTACGATCTCTATAAGATATTTCCACATGAGACTCAGGAGCAAAAAGATTGCTTTATGTTACTGCGAAATGCTTATGTTGACGCAAGGTATGATCAAGATTATACAATTAGTAAAGAACAATTACTTTACCTTATTAACCGGGTAGAGGAATTAAAGATAGTGACTGAGAAAATCTGCCTAGAAAAGATTAATAAAGAAGACTTAATGTGA
- the ubiE gene encoding bifunctional demethylmenaquinone methyltransferase/2-methoxy-6-polyprenyl-1,4-benzoquinol methylase UbiE, whose translation MQNNDNQSDQVNFGFSKVSFDQKRDLVKDIFSSVANKYDVMNDLMSLGVHRLWKDEFVRQIPNLKSNILDVASGTGDIAFKIIKRASVKNVLVQLTMCDINHDMLEVARHKAIDSNILQGLEYVVADAESLPFPDNSFDYYTIAFGIRNVAKIDNALKEAYRVLKPRGKFLCLEFSKVEYDCLKQLYQFYSFNIIPKIGKIIANNESAYQYLVESINVFPDQESFAIMLKDVGFTDVSYKNLTLGVAAIHSAYK comes from the coding sequence ATGCAAAATAATGATAACCAATCTGATCAAGTAAATTTTGGCTTCTCAAAAGTGAGCTTTGATCAAAAAAGAGATTTAGTTAAAGATATCTTTTCTAGTGTTGCTAATAAATATGATGTAATGAATGACTTAATGAGTTTGGGAGTACATCGTTTGTGGAAAGATGAATTTGTTAGGCAAATCCCCAATTTAAAATCAAATATATTGGATGTGGCAAGTGGTACAGGTGACATAGCTTTTAAAATAATAAAGCGAGCATCGGTAAAAAATGTATTAGTGCAGCTGACGATGTGTGATATAAATCATGATATGCTGGAGGTAGCACGTCACAAAGCTATTGATAGTAATATATTACAGGGATTAGAGTATGTCGTTGCTGATGCAGAAAGCTTACCTTTTCCTGATAATAGTTTTGATTATTATACTATAGCATTTGGTATTAGGAATGTGGCAAAAATTGACAATGCCCTAAAAGAAGCATATAGAGTACTAAAGCCTAGGGGTAAATTTTTATGTTTAGAATTTTCTAAAGTAGAATACGATTGTCTGAAGCAATTATACCAGTTTTATTCGTTTAATATTATTCCTAAGATTGGTAAAATTATAGCAAACAATGAATCAGCTTATCAATATTTGGTGGAAAGTATTAATGTATTCCCAGATCAGGAGAGCTTTGCAATTATGCTAAAGGATGTCGGCTTTACTGATGTTAGTTATAAGAATCTTACTTTAGGTGTTGCTGCTATTCATAGTGCTTATAAATAA
- the ubiG gene encoding bifunctional 2-polyprenyl-6-hydroxyphenol methylase/3-demethylubiquinol 3-O-methyltransferase UbiG, which produces MSTKSSINQIELEKFSKISSRWWQEDGEFKILHQINPIRLGYIIDKIKGHFNIDDDIVLPSKLDILDVGCGGGLITSALCKLNGTVTGIDALQSNIDIAMKHAEEGNLNIQYLKSTAEELVYSNSKQYDVVLCLEVMEHIDNPSDFVKNLASLVKPNGMIIISTINRTVKAYMLAILMAEYVLSWIPKKTHDHSKFLKPSEIYSMFSKNNIELKELKGLTYNIVNSSWQLSDDIEVNYFAYLTRPLAELALN; this is translated from the coding sequence ATGTCTACAAAATCTTCTATTAATCAAATAGAACTAGAAAAGTTTAGTAAAATTTCTAGCAGATGGTGGCAGGAAGATGGAGAATTTAAAATTCTTCATCAAATAAATCCTATTCGCCTTGGTTACATAATAGATAAGATAAAAGGTCATTTTAATATAGATGATGATATAGTACTACCTTCAAAATTAGATATTTTAGACGTAGGATGTGGCGGGGGATTAATTACCTCTGCTCTCTGTAAACTAAATGGCACAGTCACTGGCATAGATGCACTACAAAGTAATATAGATATTGCGATGAAGCATGCTGAAGAAGGAAATTTGAATATACAATATCTTAAATCAACTGCTGAGGAATTAGTATACTCAAATAGCAAACAGTATGATGTGGTACTATGTTTAGAAGTCATGGAACATATAGACAATCCTAGTGATTTTGTAAAAAACCTAGCTAGTTTAGTAAAACCAAATGGCATGATTATAATTTCAACAATTAACCGTACTGTCAAAGCTTATATGTTAGCTATTTTGATGGCAGAATACGTGCTTAGTTGGATACCAAAAAAAACCCATGACCATAGTAAATTTCTTAAACCATCTGAAATTTATTCTATGTTTAGTAAAAATAACATAGAGCTTAAAGAGCTTAAGGGCTTAACCTATAATATCGTCAATAGCAGTTGGCAGTTGAGTGATGATATAGAGGTAAATTATTTTGCTTATTTAACTAGACCTCTTGCAGAACTCGCTCTGAATTAA
- the nuoE gene encoding NADH-quinone oxidoreductase subunit NuoE translates to MNDEPLNFSFNDENLKKAQNIIKKYPENKQKSAILPLLDLAQRQMNGWLPRGCIEYVANFLNLPFIRAYEVATFYTMFNLKPVGQYHIQICGTTPCWLRGSDKIVTICKKKLGINFGELTSDKKFSLTEVECLGACVNAPVVQINDDFFEDLDEKKMADLIDSLT, encoded by the coding sequence ATGAATGATGAACCACTAAATTTCAGTTTTAATGATGAGAACTTAAAAAAAGCCCAAAATATCATTAAGAAATATCCTGAAAACAAACAAAAGAGTGCTATTCTGCCATTACTTGACCTTGCACAACGCCAAATGAATGGTTGGTTACCAAGAGGCTGCATAGAGTATGTAGCAAATTTTCTAAATTTACCTTTCATCCGAGCATATGAAGTTGCAACATTTTATACCATGTTTAATCTAAAGCCAGTAGGACAATATCATATACAAATTTGTGGGACTACTCCTTGTTGGCTAAGGGGTAGCGATAAAATTGTAACTATTTGTAAAAAAAAACTTGGTATTAACTTTGGTGAACTAACAAGTGATAAAAAATTTAGCCTTACAGAAGTTGAATGTTTGGGAGCTTGTGTCAATGCACCAGTTGTACAAATTAATGATGATTTCTTTGAGGACTTAGATGAAAAAAAAATGGCTGATTTAATTGATAGCCTCACCTGA
- the lspA gene encoding signal peptidase II, whose protein sequence is MPSIFKKILLIIRQSSRIIVKLVIIDQLVKWYFINYLRGKVGLTLEVTSFLDMVYVWNYGISFGILRNYYQYSNMLFIVVNSALIAYLWYILLKCKTMPSFVGCSFFIGGAIGNLIDRFVHGAVFDFIYFHYKDFGFPVFNLADSFISLGAIFLLHDYYKTKKIVEQQQDVEYNHARLQTEADRIRELDFKKNINL, encoded by the coding sequence ATACCATCAATATTTAAGAAAATATTACTAATTATTCGCCAAAGTAGTCGTATAATTGTTAAATTAGTAATTATAGATCAACTAGTAAAATGGTATTTTATAAATTATCTAAGAGGTAAAGTTGGTCTAACACTAGAAGTAACCAGCTTTTTAGATATGGTTTATGTTTGGAATTATGGAATTAGTTTTGGGATACTTCGAAATTATTATCAGTATAGTAATATGCTTTTTATAGTTGTTAACTCTGCCCTTATAGCATATTTGTGGTATATCTTATTAAAATGTAAGACGATGCCAAGCTTTGTTGGTTGTAGTTTTTTCATTGGTGGTGCTATTGGTAATTTGATCGACCGTTTTGTTCATGGGGCGGTATTTGATTTTATTTATTTTCACTATAAAGATTTTGGTTTTCCGGTATTTAATCTAGCAGATAGTTTCATTTCATTAGGTGCAATATTCTTATTACATGATTATTATAAGACCAAGAAAATTGTTGAACAACAACAAGATGTTGAATATAATCACGCTCGATTGCAAACTGAAGCGGATAGGATTCGTGAACTTGATTTTAAGAAAAATATAAATTTATAA
- a CDS encoding metal ABC transporter permease yields MTIIILTIILISLIFAPLGCISLWKKYIYFGDGLSHASLLAGSISILVHLPVVYSGLVVAIIFAILVFTLKHRSGGSSVVMLISSFMLSLALVVGYMYPLQIKITNLLFGDILSASLNDILTLSIILIFVISFVWYFYNQIILIVINRDIAQIKGVKVRTIELAFLLLLSLSVFSTIKIVGALLVTSILLIPAMTARMISSNPAQMIINSVIVALIVDFLGLVVSLYLDIPITPIITVINTIVYCVFYIISRANKTGFFRL; encoded by the coding sequence ATGACTATAATAATATTAACTATAATTCTAATCAGTCTAATTTTTGCTCCTCTTGGTTGTATAAGCTTATGGAAAAAATATATTTATTTTGGTGATGGTCTTTCGCACGCAAGTTTACTTGCTGGAAGTATTAGTATCCTTGTCCATTTGCCTGTTGTTTATTCAGGACTAGTTGTTGCCATTATATTTGCTATCTTGGTGTTTACGTTAAAACATAGGTCAGGTGGTAGTAGCGTGGTAATGTTAATATCAAGTTTTATGTTATCTTTAGCCTTAGTAGTAGGTTATATGTACCCACTACAGATTAAGATCACTAACCTATTATTTGGCGATATTTTATCTGCCTCTTTAAATGATATATTAACCTTATCAATTATACTTATATTCGTTATTTCTTTCGTTTGGTATTTCTATAACCAGATTATTCTAATTGTCATTAATAGAGATATTGCTCAAATTAAGGGGGTGAAAGTAAGAACGATTGAATTGGCATTTTTGTTACTGTTATCTTTATCAGTATTCTCGACTATTAAGATTGTTGGGGCACTACTCGTTACTAGTATTTTGCTGATTCCAGCTATGACCGCTAGGATGATTTCTAGTAATCCAGCACAAATGATTATCAATTCAGTTATCGTAGCTTTAATTGTAGACTTCCTTGGCTTAGTAGTGTCATTATATCTTGACATACCAATTACCCCAATAATTACGGTAATAAACACCATAGTTTATTGTGTATTCTATATAATTTCACGGGCAAATAAAACAGGATTTTTTAGATTATAG
- a CDS encoding SGNH/GDSL hydrolase family protein — protein MHSVPDIGLIPRFVNTDLQKLATNLSQDFNQKLVEAIKDFNRKFPKIKIKLFDIESIFKSLISDYVKKGYNTEQACVTDIADHQNFIDLLELLLKGRLDAAYNCGCNEEKILQYLFFDFFHPTKLPHQTVGDRLYNFIVSR, from the coding sequence ATACATAGTGTTCCAGATATTGGCTTAATCCCAAGGTTTGTTAACACAGATTTACAAAAGCTAGCTACTAATTTATCACAAGATTTTAATCAAAAGTTAGTAGAGGCAATTAAAGACTTCAATAGGAAATTTCCTAAGATTAAAATAAAATTATTTGATATTGAAAGTATATTTAAGAGCTTAATTAGTGATTATGTAAAGAAAGGATACAATACTGAGCAGGCTTGTGTTACAGATATTGCTGATCATCAAAATTTTATAGATTTGCTAGAATTATTATTGAAAGGTCGATTAGATGCTGCATATAACTGTGGCTGTAATGAAGAAAAAATTCTACAATATTTATTTTTTGATTTTTTTCATCCAACTAAGCTTCCACATCAAACTGTAGGAGATAGGTTATATAATTTTATTGTCTCAAGATGA
- a CDS encoding HD domain-containing protein, whose amino-acid sequence MEYVNNYWYNSRYQSCAYAERLLNELISLNEKVKQPINMYEVKKGIYYAKKYHGSQMRQSGEPYYSHPIEVAYMVAQYTALELPQYFRTDMIVTALLHDTIEDTTLTEKMIAYIFGRQVASQVQDLTRIKIDRKISAVETVNLLFSQYKKDVLHIKLFDRLHNLRTISAKSLEKIKKIVEETLAHFIPLSIYLGVNKITEELERLCLTALISNNLLNLDLFEDNSLLLSLGFQNDLTQMQNLKL is encoded by the coding sequence ATGGAATATGTTAATAATTATTGGTATAATTCAAGATACCAGTCTTGTGCATATGCTGAGAGGTTGCTTAATGAATTAATTTCGCTCAATGAAAAAGTAAAGCAACCAATAAACATGTATGAAGTCAAAAAAGGCATCTACTATGCTAAAAAATATCATGGCAGTCAAATGAGGCAGTCCGGTGAACCGTATTACTCGCATCCGATTGAAGTGGCTTATATGGTTGCCCAGTACACAGCCCTAGAGCTTCCACAATATTTCAGAACAGACATGATTGTTACCGCATTACTACACGACACCATTGAAGATACAACACTTACCGAAAAGATGATTGCCTATATTTTTGGTAGGCAAGTGGCTAGTCAAGTGCAAGACTTGACAAGAATTAAAATAGATAGAAAAATTAGTGCAGTAGAGACTGTAAACTTACTATTCTCTCAATATAAAAAGGATGTATTACATATCAAATTATTTGATAGATTACATAATTTGAGAACTATTAGTGCTAAGTCTCTCGAGAAAATTAAAAAGATAGTAGAAGAGACTTTGGCTCACTTCATACCTCTTTCTATATACCTTGGAGTCAATAAAATAACAGAGGAGTTAGAGAGATTATGTTTAACGGCTTTAATCAGTAATAACTTACTTAATTTAGATCTTTTTGAGGATAATTCCCTACTTCTTTCTCTAGGTTTCCAAAATGATTTAACCCAAATGCAAAACCTAAAATTGTAG
- the mutM gene encoding bifunctional DNA-formamidopyrimidine glycosylase/DNA-(apurinic or apyrimidinic site) lyase, whose amino-acid sequence MPELPEVETLKRCLEQRIVGATINKLDKRRDDIRYKLSDQLESNVESARIVALRRRAKYLLIDLDNYYSIIVHLGMTGRLTLQPSDYRLQTHDHVVISLTSCEKLVFNDPRRFGMIYSTPTNLAQEKFLLNLGVEPLSNDMSDEYLKTKLLNRSVPIKNLLMDNRIIVGVGNIYASESLFIAKIHPSRLGSSLSNKEITNLVLAIKNVLTKAISAGGTTLKDFVSGDSKPGYFQQELQVYARENQKCLNCEGIIRKIKQSGRTSFYCSICQE is encoded by the coding sequence ATGCCAGAACTTCCTGAGGTTGAAACATTAAAACGTTGCCTAGAACAGCGAATAGTAGGGGCTACCATCAATAAACTCGATAAGAGACGAGATGATATACGCTATAAACTAAGCGATCAGTTAGAGTCAAATGTAGAGTCAGCAAGAATTGTAGCTTTAAGGCGTAGGGCAAAATATTTGCTAATAGATTTGGATAATTATTATTCCATTATTGTACATCTTGGCATGACTGGTAGGCTGACCTTACAACCTAGTGATTATAGGCTACAAACGCATGATCACGTGGTTATATCTTTGACAAGTTGCGAGAAATTAGTTTTTAATGATCCACGACGTTTCGGGATGATTTATAGTACGCCAACAAACCTCGCCCAAGAAAAATTTTTACTAAATTTAGGTGTAGAACCTTTGTCAAATGATATGTCTGATGAGTATCTAAAAACAAAATTATTGAATCGCTCTGTTCCAATAAAAAATTTATTAATGGATAATCGGATTATTGTCGGTGTTGGTAATATATATGCTTCTGAAAGCCTTTTTATTGCTAAAATACACCCAAGCAGATTGGGTAGTAGTTTGTCAAACAAGGAAATAACTAATTTGGTATTAGCCATTAAAAATGTTTTAACAAAGGCAATATCAGCAGGAGGTACTACTCTCAAAGATTTTGTTAGCGGTGATAGTAAACCTGGTTACTTCCAACAAGAATTACAGGTTTATGCACGAGAAAATCAAAAATGCCTAAACTGCGAGGGAATAATAAGGAAAATAAAACAATCCGGTAGAACTAGTTTCTATTGTTCTATTTGCCAAGAATGA
- a CDS encoding SGNH/GDSL hydrolase family protein: MNKEAFMYKNFYVVGDSLSDNGAFVGSLNSILNVIKEEFHFLKWVDKIYFAPPFYQSRSFSNGPMAVEYVADKLGTTMKPGWSFNITPALKHWILEKKSIELGRPFDDLIKQGGIKATNYDFSEQIGTNYAVSNARASKGDAVPDFLLFNYFQLKNQVRTLVRHHPDISTEDLLFVMIGGNDIMAALFNKNPTALVDESITEICNAIEFLATNSSLQYIVFQILA, translated from the coding sequence ATGAATAAAGAGGCATTTATGTATAAAAATTTTTATGTTGTAGGAGATAGTTTATCTGATAATGGAGCATTTGTTGGATCTTTGAATAGTATATTAAATGTAATAAAGGAAGAATTTCATTTTCTCAAGTGGGTTGACAAGATTTATTTTGCCCCTCCATTTTATCAATCCCGATCTTTTAGCAATGGTCCAATGGCAGTAGAATATGTAGCTGATAAGTTAGGAACAACAATGAAACCAGGGTGGAGTTTTAATATTACTCCAGCATTAAAACATTGGATCTTAGAGAAAAAATCTATAGAATTGGGTAGACCATTTGACGATTTAATAAAGCAAGGGGGAATAAAAGCTACAAATTATGATTTTAGTGAACAAATTGGTACTAATTATGCTGTTTCCAATGCTAGAGCCTCTAAAGGTGATGCTGTGCCTGATTTTTTATTATTTAATTACTTTCAGTTAAAAAACCAAGTCCGTACTTTAGTTAGACACCATCCCGATATTAGCACAGAAGATTTACTATTTGTTATGATTGGTGGCAATGATATTATGGCTGCTCTTTTTAATAAGAATCCGACTGCATTAGTTGATGAAAGTATAACAGAAATATGCAATGCTATTGAATTTTTAGCTACAAACAGTAGTCTACAATACATAGTGTTCCAGATATTGGCTTAA